The window AAGATATGACCACAACTGCAAAGGAAGATGATTGGTTAAGAGTGGTGACCAAGTTTAGAAATGAACATCAGAGTCAGATACACACTGTGCAAACAAGTAGCCTACTATTTCTGCAATGTTTAGTTAAAATAACTTTGATTGCCTTTATTATGAACAGTGAAGTGAAATATGATTCTGTTCTTTAATTCCATCAGTCAGTTCACTGTTGCACTATTTGTCAGACTGAAAGTAGCTCACAGACATGTGCACATCATACCACAAATGAGCTCTTTGACATTTCTGTTGTCCTTCAGCTGACGATATCTCTTAAACTGCTGCATCTTTTTTATTCTTTCCACTTAAACTATTAAACTGGTCCTGATCTACAGCATCTTAAATATAACCACAGCGAAACATATGGAGCTGCGATCGTAACTGTGTCCAGTTTCCAAACCCATATTCCTTTGAAAAACAACATTACTAGATGGTCTGCACAACCATTTGGGCTCTGGAAAAGGATCTATATGCATCTGGTATCGACTCATAACATAAGTCAAGTATTTTTTGATTGCTGAAGGACAGTCAATATATTGCTGGAAATTGAAAACTCCCTCCAGAGAACATTTGTTAAAATCACACGTAATAAAATGGAGAGCATCCGGTGAATACAACTGATACTGATGCAGCACCTGACTGATGATGTCCACCTCCTTCTGAACATCAGACTACAGGTGTCCCAGCTGACCGTCCAGAGTCTCGTCACTATCCCGAAACTGATTCACTCTAGCGCTCCTGTTCCTGAACTTTTTTCCCCTGTCTGTAGTGCTTCCCACATTGGGGATGGCTTTATGGAGTGTTTGTGCTGCATACACCACGACAGAGACTCCTGAGACAGCGGCACCTGCTGTGTTTCCAGAGGTGTCAGCTGATACTGCAGAAGAACCTCCAGAGGTGTCAGTTGTACCCGTCTGTGAACTCACTGTCTGTCCTGTCACGGCTATGAAGGCCATGTGTGAACTTTCTACCTGCCTTATCATGGACACAAAGTCACGATTGTCAGCTGGACTGCCCTTGAACCCCATTCCCCATATTCCTATGCTTTAGGttaatcaccaccaggtgttccccattacctcTCCTCTTTATATACTGTGTTTGGATTCTCACAcattgtgaagtcttgtttagccccgtCTGACTCCAAGCGGTTTCCCTGTGTCTGTTCTTTCCGTGTATTACCGTGGATTGTGTATACCGCCCGTGATTCTCTGTCTGATATTGTTTCTGTTTCTGGATATCCCATCACATACTTGACACTGTTTGctgattactgcctgtctgaccattcgaataaaatactgcaaatggatccgaacgtctctgactccatgttacaaTCATTATTGTCATTTGTTGTCCTTTTCAGAGCTCTctcaggctgaaaaaaaaaatgcaaatgtgaccctggagcacaaaaccagtccaaATTGAGATctgtgcatcatctgaaagctgaataaatcatctttccattggtgtatggtttgttatgatatgataatattaggttgagatacaactatttgaaaatctggaatctgagagtgcaaaaaaatctaaatattgagaaaatcatctttaaagttgttcaaatgaattcttagcaatgcatattactaatcaaaaaatcagttttgatatatttacagtcggaaatttactaaatatcttcatggaacatgatcattacttaatatccttatgattttttattacataaaaatgatCATTAACTTGGAAATAACTGACCATAGTTCGCTGAAAAGATGAAAAGAACAATACTCTAAAAACTAAAGGTGCCTCAGAAATCCTTTTGAGTGCTGGAGGaacttaatcatttattttaagtgccTCGAAGCTCTTTTTCTCATCATATTGTTCCTGGAGGAAACATTATAGTCTTTGCAGTTGATGTAAGAACTCTTTGGATGTTTGAAGCACTTTGTTTCCAGTTCTGAGCTTCTGGAGTCACTCTTTCATTCCACGAGAACTCAAAGTGCTCCAGAGGTTCCTGGAGGAACTCAAATTATTAAAAAGGGTTattgtaaaagttatttttttctccagattGCGCTTTTATCTGCCTTTGttggattttaaatatatttcgtTATATAACTTAAATACTGCAAtaactaaaaatagttttattgaaatgttaaatcatttgaagGTGAATAGTTTACCCTGAAACTTTAAAgcagacattaaaaatattattgaaataaatatggctcaacaaattcattttaataaaaatacgcTAATTATAACAATCAGTACAAGAGTAATATTTAGACTCATTATCTTCTGAGAGATCCTAGCCTTGCCGAACCTGTTACATGATGATCCTGCTGTGCTGGACTTTATATGATAAATGAGGGAAGTCTGAGTTTGTGcacgtgtgtatacatatatatagtgtacacacacacattacatacactgtgtgtgttattgtaataGACATTGTGCATTTAATTACTCCACAACCATTAATCAATTCACTAATATGACAAAAATAGTCTTGAGCTTTGCTGACATCTAATGGACAAAGTTAGATACTGCACCTAAACAAATCCTAAAAGGTCATTTTTGAAGATATCAGTTTAAGATATAagtttaacatgttttataaaatattttctagtataaaaatgttgtcataaacTAAAACCTCTATaacatttctgtttcactttAACTTTTAAAGTAATTGTTAACTATGACGTTATTTTATTGCACCAACTTTGCATAGATGGCAATTTCACATTATCAGGTAGAAAAATAGcagaaatatttatgaaaagttGAACAAAATATCATTTACTGAAcaagaattatatatacataaaaaaataatttagatttagatttttttttaaatcatttagattttaaaaactaaagcaaattatataaaaaaaaaatagaagaaaaatgtttgcagatttttaataataaaattcattattttaatcttgCATTTGATAACTGagtaaattcatttattataactgacagGTGTGATGATTAGTGGACTTGAGTTTTTACCTCCATCATTAAGGCTTGGGCTAAATAATGGATAGAGTTTTTCAGTGAAAGACAGAGCAGTGAAAGAGTAGATATGAGAGCTGGACTCCACATCATAAAAGGAGACCAGACCctcctcataatccacaaacacaccgacccgctgcggcttcactctcagagacagagagacaggacgATCCTCAAGGGCTTTATATTCATCTCCATTCCTCAGAAACACAGTCCAGTATCCATCACTGGGTCTTGCTGTGATCAGTCCCTTCCTGTTAATGGATTCTCTGGCCACTCCTAAATCCCATTTAGTCTTTCccttcacctgcacctcaaaataaaatctccctgAGGAGAATCCCTCCTTTCCCAGGACATAGACATATGGATCAAATCTCTCTGGTTTGTCTGGGAGTTTCTGTCTAATGTCTCCACATCtcacttgttttccatcatcagACAGAATGAGATTAGGATGAGCTGTAtcaggatccagagtcacatccactgagaaaacagagaatacagatattctgtgatgctgatgtttttagttaACCCAGTGTTTAATCAGATTGTAGTGCAGTAATGAAGCAGTGAGTGTATGAATGTAAACTAGTGTAGTGCAGACAGCACACTGTACCTGCATACTGCTGCATCCACTTCAGCTCTGTAGAGACTAATGACAAGAAAACAATCAGATCTGAAGCTTATATTTAAAGAACAGAGTACACTATCATGTTTCTATCTGATCAGTGTGTATTGATGTACCAGTTAGTGTGAGTTTCTCATCTATAGTGTCCTTCAGTTGAGTCAGATCTCTCCTCAGAGTCTCCAGACTCTCATGAGTCTTCATACTGATCTCAGGCCAGTTCCTGGTGTTTCTAGAGCTGCACAGGGATGAGTGAAtctacagcaggagagaggagaaatccttcagcatgtcatatcctgcattatgattgatcagagagatcatgttgactgacctgtaggaggtggaggtgatcttcagtgtgtgagagctgctccagctcagtgtttctcatctttagctcagtgatctcctgctccagctcttcaatcagctcttgctcctgtttctctgctgctttctgctgctcctccatcatctccagcagttcagtctgatgtctctcaatggagcggatgagatcAGTGAAGAGCTCCACACGGActgctttctccttctctgtgtttctctgctcaACCAGGACAGGCAACACattattagcagtgtttgctaacagaagaatctgtgtaactattgctcatacatttttgttcacataCATAGGCTACATGTGTTTTCAGAATCCCTCAAATGAAGTATTAAACTTTACTCTGCACCCTGGACGAGAGCAGAACAAGCCTTGGACATTTTACTTCTTGTTTTATTGGCTGTTGCTGTATATTTTAGTCTGATAGTCATCTGTCAttcgtttgattgtttgtttattttgttattgttatgtcTTCTCAATGTTTCTAAACATTGAAGTTTGTTGAAAtggtaaatatttacatttattttattctattattttaaactcacttttctgacttctgctgagtgtttgatgtcttgaatcttcttgattctgttctggatcatcagctgcacgtctttctgtgtcttcatcagttcagtctatagagagaacaacacagacacatttatcatAACACAGATCAAACtaacaatatgaaataaaatctgattccTCGTGATATCAGtcctttaaaagaataataacgtCTACCTTCTTCTCTTGACTCTCCTCTTCTATAGGAACAGTGTTGTGGTTCTTGTTGTCTGTCTCGGTGCAGAatgaacacacacatgtctgatcatctctacagaacagatccagaggtctctcgtgtttctgacatatatagtcctccagattactcacaggatccatcagtttgtgtttcttcaaaCGTGTCACTCTCAAATCCTCCAGGTGAGTTTCACAGTAAGAGCTCTGACACACCAGACACGACTTCAGCGCTTTCAGCTTTCTTTCCTCACAGAAGTCACACAGAACTTCAGTTGTTTTCTCAGGACTTTTCTTCTTATAGTGATCTACGAGCTCTCGGAGTGTGGTATTaatcttgagatcaggtctttgcttgaatgtttctttacagtatggacagctgcaggtctggctgttgtcccagcacttattcagacagatcttgcagaagttgtgtccacatggagtcgagactggatcagtgaacacatccagacaTACAGAGCACTGAATCTCCTCAGACATTGAACTCATGGAGGATGACATTGCTGGAAAGAGACATTATTTAGGATTAGTGTGAACTCCTTCAATACTGTTTATGAAgaatcccatgatgcacctcatGAAGCTGGTTGAATGTAAAGAGTGTTTAGAGACAAAGAGTGCTGAAGAAACTCAAATATAAAGAGATCATGTACAGTCAGctggttattattgtaaaatgaacCCAGACAAGCTGATCAGAACctaaattaca of the Carassius auratus strain Wakin unplaced genomic scaffold, ASM336829v1 scaf_tig00039712, whole genome shotgun sequence genome contains:
- the LOC113084128 gene encoding E3 ubiquitin-protein ligase TRIM39-like, which encodes MAESSLTARKTRRKSFEHDPPSMSSSMSSMSEEIQCSVCLDVFTDPVSTPCGHNFCKICLNKCWDNSQTCSCPYCKETFKQRPDLKINTTLRELVDHYKKKSPEKTTEVLCDFCEERKLKALKSCLVCQSSYCETHLEDLRVTRLKKHKLMDPVSNLEDYICQKHERPLDLFCRDDQTCVCSFCTETDNKNHNTVPIEEESQEKKTELMKTQKDVQLMIQNRIKKIQDIKHSAEVRKRNTEKEKAVRVELFTDLIRSIERHQTELLEMMEEQQKAAEKQEQELIEELEQEITELKMRNTELEQLSHTEDHLHLLQIHSSLCSSRNTRNWPEISMKTHESLETLRRDLTQLKDTIDEKLTLTVSTELKWMQQYAVDVTLDPDTAHPNLILSDDGKQVRCGDIRQKLPDKPERFDPYVYVLGKEGFSSGRFYFEVQVKGKTKWDLGVARESINRKGLITARPSDGYWTVFLRNGDEYKALEDRPVSLSLRVKPQRVGVFVDYEEGLVSFYDVESSSHIYSFTALSFTEKLYPLFSPSLNDGGKNSSPLIITPVSYNK